From the genome of Vicia villosa cultivar HV-30 ecotype Madison, WI linkage group LG2, Vvil1.0, whole genome shotgun sequence, one region includes:
- the LOC131650165 gene encoding uncharacterized protein LOC131650165 has translation MADQEQHNMEVRMEIDELKGSITKLTEMMQVLIARDAEPQRTVIAEVSEAVEDPIPVQRLPSTWPEFGLPPGYTPSFANTLGVGLFAQQIAPIPVVAEQSPIVHTTVQPTFNNPPFVYHVDDSEHGDQEHNHEVEEVKEKYNVLEKRLKVVEGNDIFGFDTMNLCLVSDLIVPAKFKVHEFEKYKGHTCPKDHLTMYFRKMAAYANNDKLLVHIFQDSLAGASLKWYMSLKRDHIQTWRDLGEAFLKQYKYNMDLAPDRRQLQTMTMRDKETFKGYAQRWRELAAQVEPPLAEKELTGMFMDTLQPVFYEKMIGSVSSSFADLVTIGERVEEDLKNGKIVNAAESSNNNQTKRFPGNFHRKKEGETNAVVTSGEGTQNPQPYQAPTYPQVPFMPYYQYPHVAAAQHQQPYFPMPSHQQPWSASHHNAPQSAPQNAQQNQNRPQKDPPKEPRRIDPIPMTYTELWPALIHKSLIAPRTTKAPTPPFSKGYNPNAKCAFHSGVVGHSIEDCWVLKEKVQDLIESKMLTFRDVNPNVVTNPLPH, from the coding sequence ATGGCTGACCAAGAGCAACACAACATGGAAGTTAGGATGGAAATCGACGAGTTGAAGGGAAGCATCACCAAGCTCACTGAGATGATGCAAGTGCTAATAGCTAGGGATGCTGAACCCCAAAGAACTGTCATAGCTGAAGTCTCCGAAGCTGTTGAGGATCCCATTCCCGTTCAGAGGCTACCTTCTACCTGGCCAGAATTTGGTTTACCACCTGGTTATACTCCCTCATTCGCGAATACTTTGGGAGTAGGACTTTTTGCGCAACAAATTGCACCAATACCAGTCGTCGCTGAACAGTCACCGATTGTTCACACTACTGTTCAACCTACTTTCAACAATCCTCCTTTTGTCTATCATGTTGATGATTCCGAACATGGTGATCAAGAACATAACCACGAGGTGGAGGAAGTGAAAGAAAAGTACAATGTCCTCGAGAAAAGGTTGAAAGTCGTTGAAGGAAATGACATTTTTGGATTTGATACCATGAACCTCTGTTTAGTTTCTGACTTGATTGTGCCTGCAAAGTTCAAAGTCCATGAGTTCGAGAAATACAAGGGGCACACTTGTCCTAAAGATCATCTGACTATGTACTTTCGCAAGATGGCCGCTTATGCCAACAATGACAAATTGCTCGTCCACATCTTTCAAGATAGCTTAGCTGGAGCTTCTCTGAAATGGTACATGAGTTTGAAGAGGGATCATATCCAAACATGGAGAGATTTGGGTGAAGCTTtcctgaaacaatacaagtacaacatgGACTTAGCCCCTGATCGCAGACAACTTCAGACTATGACCATGAGAGATAAGGAAACTTTCAAAGGGTATGcccaacgctggagagagctagctgcTCAAGTCGAACCTCCTCTTGCTGAAAAAGAGCTCACTGGCATGTTTATGGATACCTTGCAGCCAGTCttctatgagaagatgattggaagtgtctCTTCTAGCTTTGCTGACCTGGTCACCATTGGAGAAAGGGTCGAagaagatttgaaaaatggcaagaTTGTCAACGCTGCTGAATCATCCAACAATAACCAAACAAAGAGATTCCCTGGAAACTTCCATAGAAAGAAAGAAGGAGAAACTAATGCTGTTGTGACTAGTGGTGAAGGAACTCAAAATCCACAACCCTACCAAGCTCCAACTTATCCACAAGTACCATTCATGCCTTACTATCAGTATCCACATGTTGCAGCTGCTCAACATCAACAACCATACTTCCCAATGCCATCGCATCAACAACCATGGAGCGCTTCTCATCATAATGCTCCACAAAGTGCTCCTCAGAATGCTCAACAAAATCAGAATAGGCCTCAGAAAGATCCACCAAAGGAGCCTCGCCGCATCGACCCAATTCCAATGACTTACACTGAATTATGGCCTGCACTAATCCATAAGTCGTTGATAGCTCCTAGGACAACTAAAGCTCCAACGCCACCATTCTCCAAAGGATATAATCCTAATGCTAAGTGTGCTTTTCATAGTGGAGTAGTTGGTCATTCCATTGAAGATTGTTGGGTTCTGAAGGAGAAGGTTCAAGACCTCATCGAAAGTAAGATGCTCACCTTTCGAGATGTTAATCCGAATGTGGTCACTAATCCCCTACCCCATTGA